A single window of Larimichthys crocea isolate SSNF chromosome XII, L_crocea_2.0, whole genome shotgun sequence DNA harbors:
- the LOC104931375 gene encoding zinc finger protein Gfi-1b codes for MPRSFLVKSKRTHPLGQSKDSFRQQSQHQTDADQPVQHAMGQGRSSPEGAVQPLSPTVGVKDLLAAGCSPWDGMAIRSAPIDWPSAPVENRDAPLWLSPWLVDRHQASERERELERLVFMLLNHTSHTDLKSPVSKCPLCEKSLSGVLMSGGNLQTHVHNVGSVPLISSPTAADMPDMHFGFRAIGGYARAKERSFGCKVCGKVFKRSSTLSTHLLIHSDTRPYPCQYCGKRFHQKSDMKKHTFIHTGEKPHICKVCGKGFSQSSNLITHSRKHSSYRPFSCPRCQHSFQRRVDLQRHQEMQCGYGDLYTQNP; via the exons ATGCCACGATCGTTCCTCGTCAAGAGTAAAAGGACTCATCCTCTTGGCCAGTCCAAGGACTCCTTTAGACAACAATCCCAGCACCAAACAGATGCCGACCAGCCTGTGCAGCATGCGATGGGACAGGGCAGGAGTTCTCCTGAAGGTGCTGTGCAGCCTTTGTCGCCCACGGTAGGGGTCAAGGACCTTCTGGCTGCAGGGTGCTCACCGTGGGATGGGATGGCAATCCGGTCTGCCCCCATAGATTGGCCTTCAG CCCCTGTGGAGAACAGAGAcgctcctctgtggctctcgCCCTGGTTGGTGGACCGACACCAGgcgtctgagagagagagggaactgGAGAGACTGGTCTTCATGTTACTCAACCACACATCGCACACCGATCTCAAGTCCCCCGTCAGCAAGTGTCCACTCTGTGAAAAG tctctttcAGGAGTGTTGATGTCAGGAGGTAACCTGCAGACTCACGTTCACAACGTCGGCTCTGTCCCGTTGATAAGCTCGCCGACAGCCGCCGACATGCCCGACATGCACTTCGGCTTCAGAGCAATAGGCGGCTACGCCAGAGCAAAG GAGCGAAGCTTCGGCTGCAAGGTCTGTGGAAAGGTGTTCAAGCGTTCATCCACCCTGTCCACGCACCTCCTCATCCACTCAGACACTCGGCCTTACCCATGCCAGTACTGCGGCAAAAGGTTCCACCAGAAGTCAGACATGAAGAAACACACCTTCATACACACAG GTGAGAAACCACACATCTGCAAGGTGTGCGGTAAAGGATTCAGCCAGAGCTCCAACCTTATCACCCACAGCCGAAAGCACAGCAGCTACCGGCCGTTCAGCTGCCCCCGCTGTCAGCACAGCTTCCAGCGCAGGGTTGACCTGCAGCGCCACCAAGAGATGCAATGTGGCTATGGAGACTTGTACACTCAGAATCCATGA